The following proteins are encoded in a genomic region of Gemmatimonadota bacterium:
- a CDS encoding TonB-dependent receptor yields the protein MRYVLDGIKWIGLLLFLTWQCNAVAAKHETGQIQGVVQTSERTPLPNVNITIANTPLGTVSSSTGRFSFNNVQAGDYVLIARLVGYHLVEKEIKISTNTTARMTIALTPETIALPPIVVTGTKSSRKVENAPIQTQVITKREIDASGVINLRGLLAEQTGLAVISDHGMGVQMQGFDPDYTLILLDGEPIIGRTAGTLDLDRFLVNNLEQVEIVKGPTSSLYGSEALAGVINLITRMPEKPFSISVRPRYGSFGSLNFTGELETHQRNIGTSFFIDRSQSDGYDHTPETISPTAPEYVTYTANPKIVYRPNPRTTLSLAARVFVEDQYSLDEIYANGAIEAIHSDARLTDWNINPKIVFQWTPDFQITGKFYTTRYHTKSELTYRNSGETYSASTFTQNYHKAELQAQKLIGKTNLITVGAGGIWESVKADRITGGRQTSQNAFAFLQEEWLPTTWLNIVLSGRIDAHSDYATRLSPKAALLIKPIPSLRLRASIGSGFKAPTFQQLYLDFTNPSVGYSVLGSTYMREGLALLQREGRIAAILQDVESLEQIRAESAVSYNGGIEIAPRGSISAKINFFHNNVQDLIEASPIARKMSGQSVYTYFNLNRVFTKGIESELTLNPFSDVTLSAGYQYLETGDREVLDKIEADQIVKIDTETNKLRHVEISEYGGLYNRSKHTATMRFFFHNEKLGFSGSLRGIYRGRYGYRDRNLNTILDAPEEYAPGYDLWHISISQHIRKVATVQLGIDNIFDEKRLDYTPSLPGRTLYAGLTKSF from the coding sequence ATGAGATACGTACTGGATGGAATAAAATGGATTGGATTGCTCCTCTTTCTGACCTGGCAATGCAATGCCGTTGCGGCAAAACATGAAACGGGTCAGATTCAGGGAGTGGTGCAAACATCTGAAAGAACGCCGCTACCCAATGTGAATATCACCATTGCAAATACACCATTGGGAACTGTGAGCTCATCGACAGGGCGGTTTTCTTTCAACAATGTGCAAGCTGGTGATTACGTCCTTATAGCGCGCCTGGTAGGATATCATCTCGTGGAAAAAGAGATAAAAATCTCGACAAACACCACCGCGCGAATGACCATCGCGTTGACACCCGAAACCATTGCATTGCCGCCAATTGTTGTCACAGGCACCAAATCGTCTCGCAAAGTCGAAAATGCACCCATCCAAACACAGGTCATTACCAAACGAGAAATCGATGCATCTGGCGTAATAAATTTGAGAGGCCTGCTGGCCGAACAAACCGGGCTTGCCGTCATATCCGATCACGGCATGGGCGTTCAGATGCAGGGCTTTGACCCCGATTATACGCTTATTCTCCTGGATGGCGAACCCATCATCGGCCGCACAGCGGGAACGCTCGATCTGGACCGCTTTTTGGTGAACAATCTCGAGCAAGTAGAAATCGTCAAAGGACCAACATCGTCGCTCTATGGCAGTGAGGCACTCGCCGGGGTGATCAACCTCATCACGCGAATGCCTGAAAAACCATTCTCCATATCTGTGCGTCCGCGCTATGGCAGCTTCGGCTCCTTGAATTTCACTGGCGAATTAGAAACCCACCAACGCAATATCGGGACCTCATTCTTTATTGACAGAAGCCAGAGTGACGGATATGACCACACCCCCGAAACGATTTCTCCAACCGCGCCTGAATATGTCACCTATACGGCAAATCCCAAAATCGTTTACCGCCCCAATCCTCGAACCACGCTATCGCTTGCAGCGCGGGTATTTGTAGAAGACCAATACAGCCTTGATGAAATCTACGCAAACGGTGCGATAGAGGCCATCCACAGCGATGCGCGATTGACGGATTGGAATATCAATCCCAAAATCGTCTTTCAATGGACACCCGATTTCCAGATAACGGGAAAATTTTATACCACCAGGTACCACACCAAAAGCGAGCTCACCTATCGCAACAGTGGCGAGACCTACTCTGCCTCAACTTTCACCCAAAACTATCACAAAGCCGAATTACAGGCCCAAAAGCTCATAGGAAAAACAAATCTGATCACAGTGGGCGCAGGAGGCATTTGGGAATCGGTCAAAGCAGACCGCATCACAGGTGGGCGACAAACCTCGCAAAATGCCTTTGCTTTTCTTCAAGAAGAATGGTTGCCCACCACATGGCTCAACATCGTCCTCAGCGGACGCATTGATGCACACAGCGATTACGCAACCCGTTTAAGCCCCAAAGCAGCACTCCTCATCAAACCAATACCCTCTCTGCGTCTCCGCGCCTCTATCGGCAGCGGCTTCAAAGCACCCACCTTTCAGCAATTGTATCTGGATTTTACAAATCCCTCCGTGGGTTATTCCGTGTTGGGATCAACATACATGCGCGAAGGCCTGGCATTACTACAACGCGAAGGCCGTATTGCCGCCATCTTGCAAGATGTTGAATCACTGGAACAGATCCGCGCCGAAAGTGCGGTTTCGTATAACGGAGGCATTGAAATCGCCCCGCGAGGCAGTATATCCGCCAAAATCAATTTCTTCCACAATAACGTACAGGACCTCATCGAAGCCTCGCCCATCGCGCGCAAAATGAGCGGACAAAGTGTCTATACCTATTTCAACCTCAATCGCGTCTTTACAAAAGGCATAGAAAGCGAACTCACACTAAACCCATTCTCAGACGTGACCCTATCCGCCGGCTATCAGTATTTGGAAACCGGGGATCGAGAAGTCCTGGACAAAATCGAAGCCGATCAAATTGTAAAAATTGACACAGAAACCAACAAGCTGCGCCACGTTGAAATATCTGAATACGGCGGTTTGTACAATCGCTCAAAACACACGGCCACGATGCGATTCTTTTTCCACAATGAGAAACTCGGTTTTAGCGGGAGTTTGCGCGGTATTTATCGGGGGCGATACGGTTATCGCGACCGCAACTTAAATACCATCTTAGATGCACCAGAAGAATATGCACCGGGTTATGACCTCTGGCACATCTCCATATCCCAACACATCCGCAAAGTCGCGACAGTTCAATTGGGCATCGACAACATATTCGATGAAAAGCGACTGGACTACACCCCTTCACTGCCCGGGCGAACACTCTATGCAGGATTGACAAAGAGCTTCTAA
- a CDS encoding antibiotic biosynthesis monooxygenase, which yields MIAVANRIFVNPEYAEQFEERFRNRAHLVDGMPGFISNKVLRPKKKDHPYIVLTFWESHEHFKNWVNSEAFQKGHARSGSLPKEAFTGSNQLEIHEVFLDSEHKETV from the coding sequence ATGATAGCTGTTGCCAATCGCATTTTTGTAAATCCAGAATACGCCGAACAATTTGAAGAGCGTTTTCGCAATCGAGCACATCTGGTGGATGGCATGCCGGGTTTTATCTCCAACAAAGTATTACGCCCGAAAAAAAAGGATCATCCCTATATCGTGCTCACCTTTTGGGAATCGCACGAGCATTTCAAAAACTGGGTCAATTCCGAGGCATTTCAAAAAGGCCACGCCAGGTCGGGATCATTACCCAAAGAGGCGTTTACAGGTTCAAACCAATTGGAGATTCACGAGGTTTTTCTGGACTCTGAACACAAGGAGACAGTCTAA
- a CDS encoding hemin ABC transporter substrate-binding protein, with the protein MRRVPILLFLCCGLFTQARADEHVQRVVSVGGDVTEIVYALAADSLLVGVDTSSQYPEAATSLPKVGYQRRLSAEGVLSLNPTLVLVSADAGPPAALEQIRQADVRVVVLPDSYTVEVAKKKIRAIASALKKTEKGEALAQKLSDDMQQTRQLLAKVSRHPRVLFIYARGQGTMLVSGKNTSANAVINLAGGVNAVTEYDGYKPLTSEAVVAAAPDVILMLESGLESLGDIDDLLKVPGVALTPAGQERRIVTMNGIYLLGFGPRLADAVRDLSHLLHPQLKDGS; encoded by the coding sequence ATGCGCCGCGTACCCATTCTTCTATTCCTGTGTTGCGGATTATTCACACAAGCCCGTGCCGATGAACACGTACAGCGCGTCGTATCGGTAGGTGGCGACGTCACAGAGATTGTGTACGCACTCGCCGCCGATTCACTCCTGGTAGGTGTAGATACATCCAGCCAATATCCCGAAGCCGCAACATCCCTGCCCAAAGTGGGATACCAGCGTCGGCTCTCAGCCGAAGGCGTATTGTCTCTAAATCCAACCCTGGTATTGGTCAGCGCAGATGCGGGGCCACCCGCAGCCCTGGAACAAATTCGTCAGGCCGACGTGCGGGTGGTGGTATTGCCCGACTCATATACGGTCGAGGTCGCTAAAAAAAAGATCCGCGCGATTGCCAGTGCGCTGAAAAAGACAGAAAAAGGGGAAGCTCTCGCACAAAAATTATCTGACGACATGCAGCAAACGCGCCAATTGCTCGCAAAAGTATCTCGTCATCCCCGCGTATTATTTATCTATGCACGAGGGCAGGGCACAATGTTAGTATCGGGAAAAAATACATCTGCCAATGCCGTGATCAATTTAGCAGGTGGCGTGAATGCCGTGACCGAATACGACGGATATAAACCTTTAACATCTGAGGCAGTAGTCGCTGCGGCACCCGATGTCATTTTGATGCTCGAAAGCGGACTGGAAAGCCTGGGTGATATAGATGATCTGCTCAAAGTACCCGGCGTAGCATTGACACCGGCCGGACAGGAACGGCGCATTGTGACGATGAATGGCATTTATCTGTTGGGATTCGGTCCCCGGTTGGCCGATGCAGTGCGCGACCTGTCTCATCTATTACACCCACAATTGAAAGATGGGTCATGA
- a CDS encoding iron ABC transporter permease: protein MSAVPTVLQRDGIRISRLQIKRTSLILLALCALLCVLAVASVGIGAVSVTPAQVLSIFAKRMGFSVEQTFQSHQEAVVVAIRLPRVLLNILVGAGLAVSGAAMQGLFRNPLADPGLIGVSSGAALAAVSVIVLGATVLKGLSEILGIFTLPIAAFIGGVAATLLVYQLSATSGRVAVATMLLAGIAINALSGALTGLLTFVATDAQLRNITFWSMGNMGGATWTSVSVVTPFIIISVCLLGLYGRALNIFLLGESEARHLGVSVERMKREVITLAALAVGASVSVVGIIGFVGLVVPHLLRLSIGPDHRYLIPGAALLGASLLMAADLVARTLVAPAELPIGIVTAVIGVPFFLFLLLQNRNRQVF, encoded by the coding sequence ATGAGCGCGGTACCAACAGTTTTACAACGGGATGGTATTCGCATTTCTCGCTTACAAATAAAACGAACCTCTCTGATATTGCTGGCACTGTGCGCCTTGCTATGCGTACTGGCAGTAGCCTCGGTGGGCATTGGCGCAGTATCCGTTACACCCGCACAGGTTTTGTCGATCTTTGCAAAACGAATGGGGTTTTCTGTTGAGCAAACATTTCAATCGCACCAGGAAGCTGTTGTCGTCGCCATTCGGCTGCCGAGAGTCCTGTTGAACATACTCGTCGGAGCTGGATTGGCTGTATCTGGTGCTGCCATGCAGGGGCTTTTTCGCAACCCATTGGCCGACCCCGGTTTGATTGGCGTGTCAAGTGGTGCCGCATTAGCTGCGGTATCCGTAATTGTCCTGGGCGCGACTGTATTGAAGGGCCTATCGGAGATTTTGGGCATCTTTACACTGCCCATCGCTGCATTTATCGGCGGGGTCGCTGCAACACTACTGGTCTATCAATTGTCCGCGACAAGTGGACGCGTAGCTGTGGCAACAATGCTGTTGGCGGGCATAGCCATCAATGCATTGAGCGGTGCATTAACGGGTTTATTGACATTTGTGGCAACAGATGCACAGTTGCGCAATATCACATTCTGGAGCATGGGCAACATGGGTGGCGCGACCTGGACCTCGGTGAGCGTAGTAACGCCTTTTATTATTATATCGGTCTGTTTGCTCGGTCTCTATGGACGCGCGCTCAACATCTTTTTATTGGGAGAATCCGAGGCGAGGCATCTGGGCGTATCTGTCGAACGCATGAAGCGCGAAGTGATAACACTGGCTGCGCTCGCTGTGGGTGCATCGGTTTCTGTGGTGGGCATAATCGGATTTGTCGGCCTGGTGGTGCCGCACCTTCTGCGGTTATCAATTGGGCCAGATCATCGCTACTTAATCCCGGGAGCAGCACTCCTGGGGGCTTCTCTATTGATGGCCGCTGATCTGGTAGCACGCACGCTTGTCGCACCTGCCGAATTGCCCATAGGCATTGTAACAGCAGTCATCGGCGTACCCTTTTTCCTCTTTTTATTGCTACAAAATCGCAACCGACAGGTGTTTTGA
- a CDS encoding heme ABC transporter ATP-binding protein has translation MFEARGVSVLIDGHYLLKRVSIQIAPGKVVAVLGPNGAGKSTLVKVMCGEWVPSEGTIWIDGCSIADLTPINCAKQRAILPQQSFLTFPFRVLDVVLMGRFPHVKGIESARDYEIAQEALKRVGVAHLEQRVYPTLSGGEQQRVQFARVLAQIWDKHLTAGRYLLLDEPTTSLDLSHQHQVLQLARKWASNETGVLCVLHDLNLASQYADEVHVLKNGEQVASGVPNQVLTPDVVSDAFDIRVRQIIHPVKKFPLIVPK, from the coding sequence ATGTTTGAAGCGCGCGGGGTTTCTGTTCTAATAGATGGGCACTATCTGCTCAAACGCGTTTCGATCCAGATCGCACCGGGCAAAGTTGTGGCCGTGCTCGGGCCAAATGGCGCAGGCAAATCCACGTTGGTAAAAGTGATGTGCGGTGAGTGGGTCCCCTCTGAGGGAACGATCTGGATAGATGGATGTTCTATTGCCGATTTAACACCTATTAACTGTGCGAAACAGCGCGCGATTTTGCCACAACAGTCTTTTTTAACTTTCCCCTTCCGCGTTTTAGACGTGGTGCTGATGGGGCGCTTCCCACACGTAAAAGGCATAGAAAGCGCGCGGGATTATGAGATTGCACAGGAGGCTTTGAAACGGGTAGGCGTGGCGCACCTGGAACAGCGCGTTTATCCAACACTATCGGGTGGCGAGCAACAGCGGGTACAATTTGCGCGCGTACTGGCCCAAATATGGGACAAACATCTCACCGCAGGGCGATATCTGCTACTGGACGAACCAACGACAAGCCTGGATTTATCGCATCAGCATCAGGTATTGCAACTGGCCCGGAAATGGGCCAGCAATGAAACAGGAGTACTCTGCGTGTTGCACGACCTCAACTTAGCTTCCCAATATGCCGACGAGGTACATGTGTTGAAAAATGGCGAACAAGTGGCCAGTGGTGTTCCCAATCAGGTACTGACGCCAGACGTGGTTTCAGATGCATTTGATATTCGCGTACGGCAAATTATCCATCCCGTCAAAAAATTTCCACTCATTGTACCCAAATAA
- a CDS encoding ferritin yields MIPEKVLMALNEQLNFEFHSAFHYLAMETYFHEVNLHGFAHYMREQYKEERMHALKIVDYINARNCRVLLKQIAEPPSEWASPLEVFEDAHRQEQKSSGMINDLVDLSLNERDHATEIFLKWFIEKQVEEEAQISSIVQKLKLVGDDAYGLFLLDRDMGG; encoded by the coding sequence ATGATTCCCGAAAAGGTCCTCATGGCTTTGAACGAGCAACTCAATTTTGAGTTCCATTCGGCATTTCACTATCTCGCCATGGAGACGTATTTTCACGAGGTAAATCTGCATGGGTTCGCCCATTATATGCGCGAGCAATACAAAGAAGAACGGATGCACGCGCTCAAGATCGTGGATTATATTAATGCGCGGAACTGTCGGGTTCTGCTCAAGCAGATCGCCGAACCCCCTTCTGAATGGGCATCCCCTCTGGAGGTTTTTGAAGATGCGCATCGGCAAGAGCAGAAATCCAGTGGGATGATCAATGATCTGGTCGATCTCTCACTGAATGAGCGCGACCATGCAACGGAGATTTTTTTGAAGTGGTTTATCGAGAAACAGGTAGAAGAGGAGGCCCAAATCAGCAGTATTGTGCAAAAGTTGAAGCTGGTGGGCGATGACGCTTATGGTCTGTTTTTACTGGATCGGGATATGGGGGGATAA
- a CDS encoding ferritin, whose protein sequence is MINTNINAALNEQLNMEYYSAYSYLAMSAYFLTQNLNGFAHWMRVQAQEELTHGMKIYDFLDDREADIRFSAIDTPKQSWDSPLEVFEDSLAQEQRVSQSIYNIADLALSERDHATHTFLQWFIAEQVEEEAIVRELIDTIKLVGIEGNGLFLLDRDLAQRQLNGTDTAEGQ, encoded by the coding sequence ATGATCAACACAAACATAAACGCCGCGCTCAATGAGCAACTCAACATGGAATACTACTCGGCGTATAGTTATCTGGCAATGTCCGCGTATTTTCTCACGCAAAATCTCAACGGCTTTGCCCATTGGATGCGCGTTCAAGCCCAGGAAGAACTCACCCATGGCATGAAAATATACGACTTCCTCGACGACCGCGAGGCCGATATACGCTTTAGCGCCATTGATACCCCCAAACAAAGTTGGGACAGCCCATTAGAAGTATTTGAAGACAGCCTTGCCCAGGAGCAAAGAGTCTCTCAAAGCATCTACAACATCGCCGATCTCGCCCTGTCCGAACGCGACCACGCCACCCATACCTTTCTCCAGTGGTTTATTGCCGAACAGGTCGAAGAAGAAGCCATTGTCAGGGAATTGATCGACACGATCAAGCTGGTCGGCATAGAGGGCAACGGTTTGTTCTTGCTCGACCGCGACCTCGCACAGCGACAACTCAATGGCACAGATACTGCCGAGGGCCAATAG
- a CDS encoding RNA polymerase sigma factor RpoD/SigA: protein MSAALMSYRTSNGTNGGSSSALELYFKDIAYSELLTPQEEIDLAKRIRKGDRKSLNKMIESNLRFVITIAKEYQGRGLLLEDLIAEGNMGLVRAATRYDETVGVKFTTYAVWWIRQGILSALAEKARMVRLPVNKIKHLSKLERISSELKQSLGREPRVEEIAAQAELHPKQVQDLLSASRWHVSFDMPLEDGPDTSLLEMLSDNDQETPEEAMLESSMAEEIRTALNTLAPRDARVLRLYFGINSGETMTLEQIGNILNLTKERVRQIRDKALAALKHPSRMRKMRTLLMEN from the coding sequence ATGTCTGCCGCACTTATGAGTTACAGGACCTCAAACGGAACAAATGGAGGCAGCAGTTCCGCACTGGAACTCTATTTTAAAGACATCGCCTATAGCGAATTGCTCACGCCACAAGAAGAAATTGATCTGGCCAAGCGCATTCGCAAAGGAGACCGCAAAAGTCTGAATAAAATGATCGAATCCAATTTGCGATTCGTCATTACCATAGCCAAAGAATATCAGGGACGCGGCCTGCTCCTGGAAGACCTCATCGCCGAAGGCAACATGGGTCTTGTTCGCGCAGCCACCCGCTACGACGAAACCGTAGGCGTCAAATTCACCACGTATGCAGTCTGGTGGATTCGACAGGGCATCTTATCGGCATTGGCAGAAAAAGCCCGCATGGTGCGACTGCCCGTCAACAAAATCAAACACCTGAGCAAATTGGAACGCATATCCTCAGAACTCAAACAATCGCTGGGGCGAGAACCGCGTGTTGAAGAAATCGCTGCACAGGCCGAACTGCACCCCAAGCAAGTTCAAGACCTCCTCAGCGCTTCGCGGTGGCATGTCTCGTTCGACATGCCCCTTGAAGACGGCCCTGACACCAGCTTGCTGGAAATGTTGTCAGACAACGATCAGGAAACCCCGGAAGAGGCCATGCTCGAAAGCTCCATGGCAGAGGAAATACGCACCGCGCTCAACACATTGGCTCCGCGCGACGCCCGCGTGTTGCGCCTCTATTTTGGCATCAACAGCGGTGAAACAATGACGCTGGAACAAATTGGCAACATCCTCAACCTGACCAAAGAGCGCGTGCGCCAAATACGCGACAAAGCCCTGGCGGCACTCAAGCATCCCTCTCGTATGCGAAAAATGAGAACCCTACTGATGGAGAATTGA
- a CDS encoding VOC family protein — protein sequence MANHMESAGMGITRVSHITLVTGNLERASAFYEKILGLQPIPRPDYDFAGAWYRCGDVEIHLILAEEYPRPSRRHIAFEVADFDRVITSLDRERVRVASGPGVRPHDGTRYVFVHDPDGNLIEIGRPGKLEG from the coding sequence GTGGCCAATCACATGGAATCGGCTGGCATGGGCATCACCCGCGTCAGCCACATCACATTGGTTACAGGCAACCTCGAGCGCGCATCTGCATTTTACGAAAAAATTCTGGGGCTGCAACCCATCCCCCGGCCAGATTACGACTTTGCAGGTGCCTGGTATCGCTGTGGCGACGTCGAAATCCACCTGATCCTCGCCGAAGAATACCCCCGTCCCTCGCGCCGCCACATCGCCTTTGAAGTCGCTGACTTCGACCGCGTCATCACCTCGCTCGACCGCGAGCGCGTGCGCGTGGCATCAGGTCCCGGCGTGCGTCCACACGACGGCACGCGCTATGTTTTCGTACACGACCCGGATGGCAACCTCATCGAAATCGGCCGTCCGGGAAAGCTTGAGGGGTAA
- a CDS encoding leucine-rich repeat domain-containing protein: TRLDLNNNLIISDISPLENLTSLTNLYLANNSISGILPLENLTSLTDLFLGSNSISDISPLKNLTSLATLYLGSNNISDISPLENLTSLATLYLVTNRISDLSPLVSNMGLSSGDRISITRNPLSAVSINTHIPALQARGVSVNF, translated from the coding sequence GACAAGGCTGGACCTCAATAATAACCTGATTATCTCGGATATTTCACCGCTTGAAAACTTAACCAGTCTGACAAATCTGTATTTGGCCAACAATAGCATCTCAGGTATCTTGCCGCTTGAAAACTTAACCAGCCTGACAGACCTATTTCTTGGCTCCAACAGCATCTCGGATATTTCACCGCTTAAAAACTTAACCAGTCTGGCAACACTATATCTTGGCTCCAACAACATCTCGGATATTTCACCGCTTGAAAACTTAACCAGTCTGGCAACACTGTATCTTGTTACCAACCGCATTTCAGACCTCTCACCGCTGGTGTCCAACATGGGATTAAGTAGCGGGGACCGGATTTCTATAACGCGTAATCCTCTGAGTGCCGTATCCATCAACACACATATTCCAGCACTTCAAGCGAGAGGGGTTTCGGTGAATTTCTAA